The nucleotide window TCGACCAGCGGACCGCCGGCCTCCTCCTCGAGGCCTGACAGATACTCGGGCCGCACGCCCGCGAGCGCCTCCTCGACCACCCGGGTGGTCTTGGGGCCCAGCCCCTTGACCCGCCCCAGCGCGCCGTCGCGGGCGCGCCGCCGGACCTCGTCGGGGGGCAGCGCGCCGATGACGGCAGCGGCCGTACGGAACGCCTGGACGCGGTAGGGCACCGCCCCCTGCCGTTCCAGCAGGAAGGCGATCCGCTCCAGCGCCTCGACGGGCTCCACGCACGGCTCCTTCCCGGGGCGCCGGCCCCGCAGCGTCCTTTCACGGTGCCCCAGCCCGTGGGCGGCTGCCACCGGGGTGGGACCGGGGTGGGACCGGGGTGGGACCGGGGTGGGACCGGGGCGGCCGGGGGCAGCCGCCGGTTCCCGCCGGGCCGAAGCCCCGCCGTTATGCGGTTATGTCCGTTCTCCGGTCACTCGATCCATTTCCATGCGAATAGGATAGGGAGAGCGCGGATGATTCCCTTCCATGCGTTCCGTACGCGCGATATCGCTCAACAAGTCCGGGCGAATCGGGCGCAGTTCATGCTTGTGCAACATTTGCAACCGCTCGCCATCACCGCGCGCACGCGTTCTGCGGCGCCGTCACGGCCGCGTGCCGTAAAAACCATAGGTCTTCAAGGAATCTGCACAGCGAATGCGCAGTCGGCACAGCCTCTCCCGCGCCGCGTCACCACGCTGACCTGCGCATAAGCGGGTTGGGGCGGGAATGTCCCGTTCGGCGAACGGGCGAATGTCCGGACGCCGGAAAGGAAACCGGCGAGGATGTGAAGAAGCTGCCACCAAGTCATGGACGCGCGTGCACGTCAGGTAATTCGACGGAGCGTTGGCGTCCGGATCTGCGGTCCTCCGATTAGCAGCGCAACGCGCCCGCGTGCTTTGATCCTTCGCACTGCGGGAGTCACACCATCGGTTCCCGATTTCGGGTACCCGACTGCCGCTGCCGCGCCCGGACCACCCCACCGGACGGTACGGACGCAGTTTTTTAGAGTTATTCATCCGAAGGGAAACATCATGAACTCCACCCCCCAGGTCCAGACTCAGGAAATCTCCGACAGCGACCTGGACAACGTGTCCGGTGGCCTCCTCGGCGGCCTGGCCGGCACCGCCACCAGCACCGTTGACCACATCGCCCCGGTCTCGGGCGCCGTCGGCACCGCGACCGGCCTGGTCGACGGCGCCACCGGCGTCAACACCTCCGGCGTTGTGGGCACCGCGACCGGCCTGGTCGCCGGTCTCTGAGCCCCTTCTGTGCCGCTAGCGGCACAGCCGGCTCAAGGTGACAACGGCAGGTCGGCGTCCCCTCCTTGCCGACATGCCGCGACGGGTGCCCCGGAACCGCCAGGCTCTGCCCGGCCCCGGGGTACCCGGCAGCCACCGTCTGACAGACCATTGCAGTTGAGGGAAGAGTGTCGTGCAGTTCCGCCAACAGGCCCTTTCCAAGCTGCAGTCGCCCGAGGACATCGATCTGCCGGTGCGGTTCGCCCGGCCCCAGGGCTGGCTCGTGCTGACGGTCACGGTCCTCTTCGTGCTCGCCGCCTCCGTATGGGCGGTGACCGGCACCGTGTCGTCCACCCTGAACGCCCCCGGAATCCTCACCCACGGCCAGGGCAGCTACGTCCTGCAGAGCCCGGTCGCCGGCCAGGTGACCGCCGTGCTCGCCGAAGAGGGCACCCGGGTGGCCACCAACACCCCTGTGCTGAAGGTCCGCACCGCGCGGGGCACCACCGTCGTGCGCGCCCTCGCCGCCGGCCGGCTGACCTCGCTGTCCGCCACGGTCGGCGCCGTCGTCACGACCGGCGCGGAGGTGGCCGCCGTGGAGCGCGTCGCCCATGACCGCGACCCGCTGACGGCCATGCTCTACGTACCCGCCGAGAGCGGCGCCACGGTGCCCGTCGGCGCCTTTGTCGACCTCACCGTCCAGTCCGTGCCGAGCCAGCAGTACGGCGTGCTGCGCGGCCGGGTCAAGGCCGTCGGCCGGACCGCGCAGACCCGCCAGCGGATCAACACCTTCCTGGGCAGCAGTCAGCTCGGCGAGCAGTTCTCCCGGCACGGCCAGCCGGTGGCGGTCCTCGTACAGCTCGACCCCGCCCCGCACAACAAGTCCGGCTACGCCTGGTCCACCTCCGACGGCCCCCCGTACGCCGTCGGCTCCATGACCCTGACCGACGGCGCCGTCCACCTGGCCGCACAGCACCCGATCGATTGGCTGCTGCCGTGACCGCACCGCACGACTCCGCCGCCCCCCAGCCGCAGCTGCCGCCGCCCGGCCGCGGACGCCACCGCCCCGAGCCCGCCCCCGGCCCCCGCCGCACCCGCCGCGCCGCGCCGCCCGCCCCCAGGCCCAGGAAGACCCGGACCGTCCGCACCCCCACCGTCCTCCAGATGGAGGCCGTGGAGTGCGGCGCCGCGTCCCTGGCCATGGTGCTGGCCCACTTCGGACGGCATGTGCCGCTGGAGGAGCTGCGGATCGCCTGCGGCGTCTCCCGTGACGGCTCGCGCGCCAGCAATCTGCTCAAGGCCGCCCGGAGCTACGGCCTGCAGGCCAAGGGCATGCAGATGGAACCGGCCGCGCTCGCCGAAGTGCAGGCGCCGGCCATCCTGTTCTGGGAGTTCAACCACTACGTCGTCTACGACGGCACGGGCCGACGCCTCGGCCGGCGCGGCGTCCACATCAACGACCCCGACAAGGGCCGCCGCTTCGTGGCGACGGAGGACTTCGACACCAGCTTCACCGGCGTCGCCCTGGTCTTCGAGCCCGGCGAGGACTTCCGCAAGGGCGGCCGCAAGCCCGGCGTCCTGGGCGCCGTACCCGCCCGGATGCGCGGGACGACCGGCACCCTGCTGGCCGCCCTCCTCGCCAGCCTGCTGCTGGTCGCGGTCGGCGCCGCGGTGCCCGCGCTGAGCCGCACGTACATCGACATGTTCCTGATCGGCAACCAGACCTCGCTGCTGGGGCCGCTCTTCGCGTCGATGGCCGCGATGGTGGCGCTGACCGCCGTGCTGACCGGGCTGCAACAGGCGAACCTGCTGCGCGGCCGGATCATCTCCTCCACCCTCACCAGCGCCCGCTTCCTGCGCCATCTGCTCAGACTCCCGGTCACCTTCTTCGCCCAGCGCAGCCCCGCCGACCTGGTCCAGCGGCTGCAGTCGAACGACGCGGTGGCCGAGACCCTGGCGCGCGACCTCGCCGCCGCCGCGGTGGACGGGGTCGTCGTGGTCCTCTACGCCGTCCTGCTGTGGACCTACGACCCCCAACTCACCGTCATCGGTGTGGGGATCGCGCTGCTCAACGTCGTCGCCATGCGCATCGTGGTCCGGCTGCGGGCCACCCACACCCAAAAACTCCGCGCCGACACCGCCCGGCTGACCAACACTGCCTACACCGGCCTCCAGCTCATCGAAACGATGAAGGCCACCGGCGGCGAGAACGGCTACTTCCGCCGCTGGGCCGGCCAGCACGCCACCACCCTGGAGGAGCAGCAGCGCCTCGGGGTGCCGAGCGCCTGGCTGGCCGTCGTCGCCCCCACCCTCGCCACGCTCAACAGCGCGCTGATCCTGTGGATCGGCGGCCTGCGGGCGGTCGAGGGCCATATCTCCATCGGTCTGCTGGTCGCCTTCCAGGCGCTGGTGACCCGTTTCACCGCACCGATCACCCGGCTCAACGGGGTGGCCGGCCGCATCCAGGACTTCGCCGCCGACGTGGCCCGGCTCAAGGACGTCGAGAGCTTCCCCGCCGACACCCTCTACTCCCGCCCCGGCTCGGACGCCGACACCCGGCGGCTCAAGGGCCATGTGACGCTCGAGGACCTCACCTTCGGCTACAGCCCGCTGGACAAACCGCTGCTCACCGGCTTCTCCCTGGCCGTCGGCCCCGGCCGGCAGGTCGCCCTCGTCGGCGGCTCCGGCAGCGGCAAATCCACCGTCTCCCGGCTCATCTCCGGGCTCTACAGCCCCTGGGAAGGCGCCATCCGCATCGACGGACAGCGGCTGGAGGACCTCTCCCGCAGCGCGCTCGCCGCCTCCGTCTCCTTCGTTGACCAGGACATTTTCCTGTTCGAGGGCACGGTCCGCGACAACGTGGCGTTGTGGGATCCCTCGATCCCCGACGACGCGGTCATCGCCGCGCTCAAGGACGCCGCCCTCTACGACGACGTCATCGCCCGCCGCCCCGACGGCATCCACAGCCGCGTCGAGCAGGACGGCCGCAACTTCTCCGGCGGGCAGCGGCAGCGGCTGGAGATCGCCCGCGCCCTGGTCCGGCGCCCCAGCGTCCTGGTCCTCGACGAGGTCACCAGCGCACTGGACGCCCGCACCGAGCAGCTCATCATGGACAACCTGCGGCGCCGCGGCTGCGCCTGCGTCATCATCGCCCACCGGCTGAGCACCGTCCGCGACAGCGACGAGATCGTGGTCCTCGACCACGGGGTGGTCGTCGAACGCGGCCGGCACGAGGATCTCGTCGCCGCCGGAGGCCCGTACGCCGAGCTGGTCAAGGAGCACTGACGTGTCATCCATGCCCCCGTCCGCCGTCGTGGGAGCGGGTGACACCGACGCGGTCACCCAGGCCCTGGGCATGCTGGGCACCGCCGTCGACTGCACCGGGCTGCGCAGCGTTCCGCTGGAGGGCCCGCACGTGCTGTGGCTCGTCACGGGCGGCGCGCTGGACCTCTTCGCGGTCGACGCCGCCCAGGAGGGCCACTGGCACTTCCTCGGCCGGCTCGAAGCGGGCGCCCTGCTGCTCGGCCCGGTCCAGGGCCCGCAGCACACCCTGCTCGGCCGGCCGTCCCAGGACTGTCTGCTGCGCCGGATGCCGCTGCGCGAACTGCCCCGTCCCGAGTGGGACACCGGGCAGTACGGGGAGATGGCGCCCTACGGCGGGCAGGACCCGTACGGCCACGCGTACGCCGGCCACGGCGAGACGGCCCCCACCCCGCTGGAGCATGCCTTCGCCCTGGGCACCGCCCGCAGCCTGGGCGTGCTCTTCGAGGCCCCGCTCGACGGCCGGCCCGGCGACGAGGCGGTGGCCGACGACGACGTCCTGTGGATGCCGGTCCCGCCCGGCAGCGTGCAGTACGGCGCCTCCTACAGCGCGGAGGCGGCCGGCGATCTGCTGGTCGACCCCGGACTGTGGCAGCAGATGGTCAATCAGCAATACCGGCTGCTGTCCGCCGTCGACCGGTGGATCGAGCAGCTGGAGCGCGCCCACGAGGACCGCACGGCGGCCGGCATCAAGGCCGGCGAGGCCGTCCGCGAGCGGGCCGACCAGGCTTTGCTGGCCTCCATCGGCCGCCCGGACCGGTCCGGGCGGGGCGGCGACGGCAGCGGCCGGGCCGGCGACGACGCCACCTTCGCGGTCTGCCGCACGGTCGCCGAGGCGGCCGGGATCACCCTCACCGAACCGCCGAAGGGCGGTGCCGTCAACGACCGCATCAGCCCGGTCGAACGGATCGCGGTCAGCTCACGGGTCCGCACCCGCGCGATCCGCCTCCAGGGCCGGTGGTGGCGGACCAACACCGGCCCGCTGGTGGGCCACCGCGCCAAGTCCGGTGCCCCGGTGGCCCTGCTGTGGCGGCGCGGCCGCTACGAGGCGGTCAACCCGGCCTCCGGGATGCGGATGCGGATCGGCAAGGACAACGCCGAGGAGTTCGAGGCGCGTGCGGTGATGTTCTACCGCCCGCTGCCGGAACGGCCCATGACCATGTGGCGGCTGATGCGCTTCAGCCTGCGCGGCACCCGGATGGACGTCCGCAACCTGGCCCTCGGCGGGCTGGTGACGGTCGCCCTCGGCGCGCTCGTCCCGCTCGCGACCGGCCGGGTGCTCGGGGTGTACGTCCCCAGCGCCCAGCGGAGCCTGATCGTCCAGGTCGCGCTGGCCGTCATCATCACCAGCGTCGTCTCGGCCGCCTTCATGCTGCTGCAGAACCTCACCGTCCTGCGGATGGAGGGCCGGATCGAGAGCGCGCTCCAGCCGGCCGTGTGGGACCGGCTGCTGCGGCTGCCGACGAAGTTCTTCACCGAACGCTCCACCGGAGAGCTGGCCAGCGCCGCGATGGGCATCAGCAGCATCCGGCGGGTGCTGTCCGGGGTCGGCCCGGTGGCCGTGCAGTCCCTGACCATCGGCGCGATGAACCTCGTCATGCTGCTGTGCTTCAGCGTGCCGCTGGCCCTCGCGGCGATCTGCATGCTGCTCGTCATCGGCGCGGTGTTCCTCGCCATGGGCCTGTGGGAACTGCGCTGGCAGCGACGGCTGGTCAAGCTCGGCAACAAGCTCAACAACCAGGCGTTCCAGACCCTGCGGGGGCTGCCCAAGCTGCGGGTCGCCGCGGCCGAGAGCTTCGCCTACGCGGCCTGGGCCCGGGAGTTCGCCCACACCCGCGAACTCCAGCAGAAGGCCGGCCGGATCAAGAATCTGACCACCGTCCTCAACGCGGTCTATCTGCCGCTCTGCTCGCTCATCATGTTCATGCTGCTGGCCGGACCGGCCCGCGGCAGCATGTCGGCCGGCTCGTTCCTCACCTTCAACACCTCGGTGACCATGCTGCTGACCTCGGTCACCCAGATCACCGGCGCCTTTGTCCAGACCGCCGCCGCGCTGCCGATGTTCGAGCAGGTCAAGCCGGTGCTGGACGAGAAGCCGGAGGTGCGCGGCGCCAGCGCCCAGCCCGGTGCCCTCACCGGCGCCATCGAGGCCAAAAAGCTCTCCTTCCGCTACACCGACGACGGCCCGCTGGTCCTCGACGACGTCTCGCTGCGGGTCCGGCCGGGTGAGTTCGTGGCCGTCGTCGGCCCGAGCGGCTGCGGCAAGTCGACCCTGCTGCGGCTCCTGATCGGCTTCGACAAGCCCACCTCCGGCAGCGTGCTCTACGACGGCCAGGACCTGTCGGCCCTGGACCAGGCGGCGGTGCGCCGCCAGTGCGGCGTCGTCCTGCAGAACGCCCAGCCCCTGACCGGCTCGATCCTGGACTGCATCTGCGGCGCGGAGGCCTTCACCCAGGAGGAGGCCTGGGCGGCCGCCGAGATGGCGGGCCTGGCCGAGGACATCAAGCGGATGCCGATGGGCCTGCACACCATGATCTCCGGCGGTGCCGCGATCTCCGGCGGCCAGCGTCAGCGCCTGATGATCGCTCAGGCGCTGGTCCGCCGCCCCCGGATGCTGTTCTTCGACGAGGCCACCAGCGCCCTGGACAACGAGACCCAGCGCATCGTCAGCGACAGCACCCGCAAGCTCAGCGCCAGCCGGCTGGTGATCGCGCACCGGCTGACCACGGTCATGGATGCCGACCGCGTGATCGTCATGGCCGACGGCCGGATCGTCGAGCAGGGCCCGCCGGCCGAGCTGCTCGCCGACACCGGCGGGGCGCTGCACGACCTGGTGCGACGCCAGCTGACCTGACCTGGCCTGGTCTGGTCTGGTCTGGTCTGGTCTGGCCTGAGGGTACGCCGGTACGCCCGCCCGCCCGCGCGCCCGAACGCCCGCCCGCCGGGGGCGCCGCCCCGCCCGCCCGGCCATTCCCCGTATCCCCGCAGCTCACCGCTTATCTTGCAAAGCAGTCAGCGGACGGAGAATGAGATGGCCAGAGCGAAAGACCTGTTCGACGCCATGCCACCCGACCGGCGCCGGCGGCTGCGGGACCTCGCCCGCCAGGTGTCGCTGCCGCGCGCCACCCGCCTCTTCGAGGAGGGCCGGCGCGCGGACCGGTTCTGGATCATCCGCAGCGGCCAGGTCGCCCTCGACCAGCACGTCCCCGGACGCCGCGCCGCGGTCGTCGAAACCCTCGGCCGCGACGAACTCCTCGGCTGGTCCTGGCTGTTCCCGCCTTACCTGTGGCATCTGGGCGCCCAGACCGTCGGCCCGGTGGACGCGGTGGAGTTCGACGCGGCGGCGGTCCGGGACCTGTGCGAGTCGGACCCGGTCCTAGGCCGGGCGATGTACCGCTATGTGGCCGAAACGGTGGCCGACCGACTGCACGGCACCCGGGTCCGGCTGCTGGATTTGTACGGGCCCCAGGGGAGCGGGATCGACCCGTGAGCTGTGCCGGCCTGAAGCGGGTGTCGCAGGTTCGCACTCTGCCGGGCACGAGCGCAAAGGGCACCTACGGATTTCCGTAGGTTCCTTTGACGTCCAGGTCTGACATCAACGGCGACGGTCACTCACGACCGGGGCGCCTCTTAAGCAGCCGATCCATGTGGCTGATGGCCTCACGCCATCAAGGCTTCCAAGCCTCATCGACCGTGAATGAGACGACTGTCCCGCCGAATTGGCTAGGGCCGGCGCTCCAGGAGTCCGCCAGCGCGTCGACAAGGTGCAACCCCCGTCCGTGCGCTTCATCAGCGGCAGCCTCGCGCATGCGAACCTTCGCGGGAAAACCGGGGTTGTGCACGTCCACCCGCAGCGCTTCACCGACACGCCACCACTCCACGCGCACCCGCCAGGATTCCTCCGCCTCCCCGTAGAGAACAGCGTTGGTAACCAGCTCGGAGATCATCAATACGCAGTCGCCCACCGAGCAGGCCAGCTCATGCGGATCTGTGAACTTTCTGAACCAGCGCCGAGCCCGCGCCACGGACTCGGGCACCGGGTACAAGGTCATGGCGCCGATGTACACGGGCTTAACCCCCGACCCCTC belongs to Streptomyces sp. NBC_01454 and includes:
- a CDS encoding type A2 lantipeptide, yielding MNSTPQVQTQEISDSDLDNVSGGLLGGLAGTATSTVDHIAPVSGAVGTATGLVDGATGVNTSGVVGTATGLVAGL
- a CDS encoding HlyD family efflux transporter periplasmic adaptor subunit; the encoded protein is MQFRQQALSKLQSPEDIDLPVRFARPQGWLVLTVTVLFVLAASVWAVTGTVSSTLNAPGILTHGQGSYVLQSPVAGQVTAVLAEEGTRVATNTPVLKVRTARGTTVVRALAAGRLTSLSATVGAVVTTGAEVAAVERVAHDRDPLTAMLYVPAESGATVPVGAFVDLTVQSVPSQQYGVLRGRVKAVGRTAQTRQRINTFLGSSQLGEQFSRHGQPVAVLVQLDPAPHNKSGYAWSTSDGPPYAVGSMTLTDGAVHLAAQHPIDWLLP
- a CDS encoding NHLP family bacteriocin export ABC transporter peptidase/permease/ATPase subunit, coding for MTAPHDSAAPQPQLPPPGRGRHRPEPAPGPRRTRRAAPPAPRPRKTRTVRTPTVLQMEAVECGAASLAMVLAHFGRHVPLEELRIACGVSRDGSRASNLLKAARSYGLQAKGMQMEPAALAEVQAPAILFWEFNHYVVYDGTGRRLGRRGVHINDPDKGRRFVATEDFDTSFTGVALVFEPGEDFRKGGRKPGVLGAVPARMRGTTGTLLAALLASLLLVAVGAAVPALSRTYIDMFLIGNQTSLLGPLFASMAAMVALTAVLTGLQQANLLRGRIISSTLTSARFLRHLLRLPVTFFAQRSPADLVQRLQSNDAVAETLARDLAAAAVDGVVVVLYAVLLWTYDPQLTVIGVGIALLNVVAMRIVVRLRATHTQKLRADTARLTNTAYTGLQLIETMKATGGENGYFRRWAGQHATTLEEQQRLGVPSAWLAVVAPTLATLNSALILWIGGLRAVEGHISIGLLVAFQALVTRFTAPITRLNGVAGRIQDFAADVARLKDVESFPADTLYSRPGSDADTRRLKGHVTLEDLTFGYSPLDKPLLTGFSLAVGPGRQVALVGGSGSGKSTVSRLISGLYSPWEGAIRIDGQRLEDLSRSALAASVSFVDQDIFLFEGTVRDNVALWDPSIPDDAVIAALKDAALYDDVIARRPDGIHSRVEQDGRNFSGGQRQRLEIARALVRRPSVLVLDEVTSALDARTEQLIMDNLRRRGCACVIIAHRLSTVRDSDEIVVLDHGVVVERGRHEDLVAAGGPYAELVKEH
- a CDS encoding NHLP bacteriocin export ABC transporter permease/ATPase subunit yields the protein MPPSAVVGAGDTDAVTQALGMLGTAVDCTGLRSVPLEGPHVLWLVTGGALDLFAVDAAQEGHWHFLGRLEAGALLLGPVQGPQHTLLGRPSQDCLLRRMPLRELPRPEWDTGQYGEMAPYGGQDPYGHAYAGHGETAPTPLEHAFALGTARSLGVLFEAPLDGRPGDEAVADDDVLWMPVPPGSVQYGASYSAEAAGDLLVDPGLWQQMVNQQYRLLSAVDRWIEQLERAHEDRTAAGIKAGEAVRERADQALLASIGRPDRSGRGGDGSGRAGDDATFAVCRTVAEAAGITLTEPPKGGAVNDRISPVERIAVSSRVRTRAIRLQGRWWRTNTGPLVGHRAKSGAPVALLWRRGRYEAVNPASGMRMRIGKDNAEEFEARAVMFYRPLPERPMTMWRLMRFSLRGTRMDVRNLALGGLVTVALGALVPLATGRVLGVYVPSAQRSLIVQVALAVIITSVVSAAFMLLQNLTVLRMEGRIESALQPAVWDRLLRLPTKFFTERSTGELASAAMGISSIRRVLSGVGPVAVQSLTIGAMNLVMLLCFSVPLALAAICMLLVIGAVFLAMGLWELRWQRRLVKLGNKLNNQAFQTLRGLPKLRVAAAESFAYAAWAREFAHTRELQQKAGRIKNLTTVLNAVYLPLCSLIMFMLLAGPARGSMSAGSFLTFNTSVTMLLTSVTQITGAFVQTAAALPMFEQVKPVLDEKPEVRGASAQPGALTGAIEAKKLSFRYTDDGPLVLDDVSLRVRPGEFVAVVGPSGCGKSTLLRLLIGFDKPTSGSVLYDGQDLSALDQAAVRRQCGVVLQNAQPLTGSILDCICGAEAFTQEEAWAAAEMAGLAEDIKRMPMGLHTMISGGAAISGGQRQRLMIAQALVRRPRMLFFDEATSALDNETQRIVSDSTRKLSASRLVIAHRLTTVMDADRVIVMADGRIVEQGPPAELLADTGGALHDLVRRQLT
- a CDS encoding Crp/Fnr family transcriptional regulator, which codes for MARAKDLFDAMPPDRRRRLRDLARQVSLPRATRLFEEGRRADRFWIIRSGQVALDQHVPGRRAAVVETLGRDELLGWSWLFPPYLWHLGAQTVGPVDAVEFDAAAVRDLCESDPVLGRAMYRYVAETVADRLHGTRVRLLDLYGPQGSGIDP
- a CDS encoding ATP-binding protein, which codes for MSDVIGGPEGSGVKPVYIGAMTLYPVPESVARARRWFRKFTDPHELACSVGDCVLMISELVTNAVLYGEAEESWRVRVEWWRVGEALRVDVHNPGFPAKVRMREAAADEAHGRGLHLVDALADSWSAGPSQFGGTVVSFTVDEAWKP